From one Formosa sediminum genomic stretch:
- a CDS encoding flavin reductase family protein produces the protein MIYTKTDIAKLDRIMRLKIINAVTGIKPANLIGTVNSTGQTNLAIFSSVVHLGSNPALIGFIARPQTKDVGHTLSNIINNEVYTINHVHPEFIKKAHYTSAKFESHISEFERCKLTEEYIDSFKAPFVKESHFKIGLRFKEAIDIKINGTTLVIGEIEYLKLPDHALNTREIDLETTHSVGISGLNSYYTLKKIETHPYVRINEVPEF, from the coding sequence ATGATTTATACTAAAACAGACATTGCTAAACTTGATCGTATTATGCGATTAAAAATTATTAATGCCGTTACAGGCATTAAACCAGCAAACCTTATTGGTACTGTTAACAGTACGGGACAGACTAATCTTGCGATCTTTAGTTCTGTAGTACACCTAGGAAGTAACCCTGCTCTAATTGGTTTTATTGCAAGGCCACAAACTAAAGATGTAGGACACACCCTGAGTAATATTATAAACAATGAGGTATATACCATAAACCATGTACATCCAGAATTTATAAAAAAAGCACATTATACGTCTGCTAAATTTGAATCACATATTTCTGAATTTGAGAGATGCAAATTAACCGAAGAGTATATAGATTCGTTTAAAGCTCCATTTGTAAAGGAAAGTCATTTTAAAATCGGACTTCGTTTTAAAGAAGCTATCGATATTAAAATTAATGGAACAACATTAGTTATAGGGGAAATAGAATATTTAAAGCTCCCGGATCATGCACTAAACACTAGAGAGATAGATTTAGAAACAACTCATAGTGTAGGTATTTCTGGATTAAACAGTTATTATACTTTAAAAAAAATAGAAACGCATCCTTATGTAAGAATAAACGAGGTGCCTGAATTTTAA
- a CDS encoding tetratricopeptide repeat protein, which produces MSSNLIIKKIFYKRHILFVICFLLFISSAFPHGDLSVRIAQKSAEIQKHPNNPNLYFERGLLYQQHVEYEKALDDYVKSEELGNTTNELVYRMAELNYLTHNYKAALSKIKVYLITDPIAVKAKKLEAQIYYKLKRYQDASQAYANVMNTMLDIRPEDVLEYCEIILAQNPEHYNKAIQIIDTGLIQLGENTLSLQLKKLDYLMSSNQHEQTIKQFDYFIQQYRRKEFWYYKKALYLVHINKVKDANIALKLATFSIAQLEPKFKNMTSIIELQAQIKILEHTLNT; this is translated from the coding sequence ATGAGTTCTAATTTAATTATAAAAAAAATCTTTTATAAAAGACATATATTGTTTGTAATCTGTTTTTTACTGTTCATCAGTTCAGCTTTTCCTCATGGAGATTTATCGGTGCGTATTGCTCAAAAATCAGCCGAGATACAAAAGCATCCAAACAATCCCAACTTATATTTTGAACGTGGTTTACTATATCAGCAGCACGTTGAGTACGAAAAGGCTTTAGACGATTATGTAAAATCTGAAGAATTAGGGAATACGACCAACGAACTGGTTTATAGAATGGCAGAACTTAATTATTTAACCCATAATTATAAAGCAGCGCTAAGCAAAATTAAAGTGTATTTAATTACAGATCCTATAGCTGTAAAAGCGAAAAAATTAGAAGCTCAAATTTACTATAAATTAAAGCGCTATCAAGATGCCTCACAAGCTTACGCAAATGTTATGAATACAATGTTGGATATTAGGCCGGAAGATGTTTTAGAATATTGTGAGATTATTCTTGCTCAAAATCCAGAACATTATAATAAAGCCATACAAATTATAGACACAGGTTTAATTCAATTAGGAGAAAATACATTATCCCTTCAGCTTAAAAAACTAGATTATTTAATGTCCTCTAATCAACACGAACAGACCATAAAACAATTTGATTATTTTATTCAGCAATACAGAAGGAAAGAGTTTTGGTATTATAAAAAAGCGCTCTATTTAGTGCATATTAATAAGGTTAAAGACGCCAATATTGCTTTAAAATTGGCTACTTTTTCTATAGCACAATTAGAACCCAAATTTAAGAACATGACTTCTATTATTGAATTACAAGCACAAATAAAAATATTAGAACACACGCTTAATACTTAA
- a CDS encoding cytochrome-c peroxidase, whose product MKQISLVLLSVLVCFGMLSGQKNTVSYQANTVITEVQAWYAHNFYTFQNEVNGLAHLAQSATSVTDVSKLKIQIKKTRLAYKQIEFIFDYYQTPYNGTYINGAPLPKISEYFEADQVIQPCGLQALDEAAYGDHSLEHLNHIKDLSHRLKLRVDFIANTHLPIQVKSSQLIECIRSGLVRVFTLGITGYDTPGSVNGIEESLQSMKSMEQAFLFFENGLYPEAKSKFKSIKLRFKSGQNMLPTSVNFDDFDRLNFLMEVVNPLYAELLAFQNLNHITLEPYKKHAQNYQAKNIFDIDFLKTDFFSELVYLPLDNPKTIALGALLFNDTTLSGTNIMSCVSCHNPDKAFTDGLPKSKSNTTGVFTARNAPTILNSGYATRYFLDMRAFNLEKQVIHVVNNTLEFNTDFETIIKKINSNPDYIALFNSAYGGISKTAVNERSISNALAAYVNSLKSQNSIFDTYVRYETDTYPEAAKRGFNLFMGKAACGSCHFAPMFNGTIPPFYLDSESEVLGITQGLDTINPILDTDLGRMVNGLPGEKHPFYKHSFKTVTLRNINLTAPYMHNGSFETLEDVLEFYNLGGGAGMGLDVDNQTLPETPLNLTKQEIKDLIAFMETLTDIKDYVD is encoded by the coding sequence ATGAAACAAATAAGTCTTGTTTTACTCTCCGTTTTGGTATGTTTTGGTATGCTGTCGGGACAAAAAAACACAGTAAGCTATCAAGCAAATACTGTGATTACAGAAGTGCAAGCGTGGTATGCACATAATTTTTACACCTTTCAAAACGAAGTAAATGGATTAGCACATTTAGCACAATCTGCAACATCTGTAACTGATGTGTCTAAACTAAAAATTCAGATTAAGAAAACACGATTAGCTTATAAGCAAATTGAATTTATATTTGATTATTACCAAACACCATATAACGGTACATATATTAATGGCGCACCATTACCTAAAATTAGCGAGTATTTTGAAGCCGATCAAGTTATTCAGCCTTGTGGCTTACAGGCTTTAGACGAAGCTGCTTATGGCGATCATTCTTTAGAACATTTAAATCATATAAAAGACTTGTCTCATAGACTTAAATTACGAGTAGATTTTATTGCCAACACACATTTACCCATACAAGTAAAGTCTAGTCAGCTTATTGAATGTATTCGGTCTGGCTTAGTACGTGTATTTACGTTAGGAATAACGGGTTATGATACACCAGGTTCTGTAAACGGAATAGAAGAAAGTTTACAAAGTATGAAAAGTATGGAACAGGCATTTTTATTTTTTGAAAATGGATTATATCCTGAAGCTAAATCGAAATTTAAGAGCATAAAGTTGAGGTTCAAAAGTGGACAAAACATGCTTCCTACTTCGGTTAATTTTGACGATTTTGATAGATTGAATTTTTTAATGGAAGTTGTAAATCCGTTATATGCCGAATTGTTAGCATTTCAAAATTTAAATCATATTACTTTAGAACCTTACAAAAAACACGCACAAAACTATCAAGCAAAGAATATTTTCGACATTGATTTTCTTAAAACTGATTTTTTTTCAGAATTGGTGTATTTACCCTTAGATAACCCTAAAACTATTGCTTTAGGTGCATTGCTTTTTAACGATACCACGCTATCAGGTACTAATATCATGTCTTGTGTTAGTTGCCATAATCCAGATAAAGCGTTTACAGATGGATTACCAAAAAGTAAATCTAATACCACTGGTGTTTTTACAGCAAGAAATGCTCCTACCATTTTAAATTCAGGGTATGCTACACGCTATTTTTTAGATATGAGGGCTTTTAATTTGGAAAAACAAGTGATACATGTAGTTAATAATACTTTAGAGTTTAATACCGATTTTGAAACTATAATAAAAAAAATAAATTCTAATCCAGACTATATCGCCTTATTTAACTCGGCTTATGGAGGTATAAGTAAAACGGCTGTAAATGAAAGGTCTATTAGTAATGCTTTAGCAGCGTATGTTAATTCTTTAAAATCTCAAAATAGTATATTTGATACCTATGTGAGGTATGAGACAGATACCTATCCGGAAGCTGCCAAACGTGGTTTTAATTTATTTATGGGTAAAGCAGCTTGTGGGAGCTGCCATTTTGCACCGATGTTTAACGGGACAATTCCGCCATTCTATTTAGATTCCGAATCGGAAGTTTTAGGGATTACTCAAGGATTAGATACTATTAACCCCATATTGGATACCGATTTAGGACGAATGGTAAATGGATTACCTGGTGAGAAACACCCATTTTATAAACACTCATTTAAAACAGTTACGCTTAGAAATATTAATTTAACAGCACCTTATATGCATAATGGTTCTTTTGAAACGTTAGAAGATGTATTAGAATTTTATAATCTTGGAGGTGGAGCAGGGATGGGTCTAGATGTAGATAATCAGACATTACCTGAAACACCACTAAATTTAACAAAACAAGAGATTAAAGACCTAATTGCTTTTATGGAAACACTTACAGATATTAAGGATTATGTAGATTAA
- a CDS encoding DUF2452 domain-containing protein — translation MSEEKKPDNVVYNSETKSYDAAIKPYGSTLGAPAITTTDNTPWKNRSINKINHKVKSKYLELKAEYEKMMQQFEYNQLIFNAKFTFEPVLGEIYHLYKRENGETFLSIIAPEQCNFDSLGSFYLNADQIWEKI, via the coding sequence ATGAGTGAAGAAAAAAAGCCAGATAATGTTGTGTATAATAGTGAAACAAAATCTTACGATGCTGCAATAAAGCCTTATGGCAGTACTCTTGGTGCACCTGCTATAACGACAACAGATAATACTCCTTGGAAAAATAGAAGTATTAATAAAATAAATCATAAGGTAAAATCAAAGTATTTAGAACTAAAAGCTGAATATGAAAAGATGATGCAACAATTCGAGTACAACCAACTTATCTTTAATGCTAAATTTACTTTTGAACCCGTATTAGGAGAAATCTACCACCTGTATAAACGAGAAAATGGAGAGACCTTTTTATCCATAATTGCACCTGAACAGTGCAATTTTGACTCACTTGGTAGTTTCTATTTAAATGCAGACCAGATTTGGGAAAAAATTTAA
- a CDS encoding TIGR03643 family protein has product MPTTLKEFTPREHDRIIEMAWEDRTPFEALLFQFNLREKDVIKIMRNTLKPSSFKRWRKRVNSGVSQKHLKKRNPDITRFKCSRQTAISGNRISKR; this is encoded by the coding sequence ATGCCAACAACACTTAAAGAATTTACACCCCGAGAACATGATCGTATTATAGAAATGGCTTGGGAAGACCGTACACCTTTTGAAGCTCTATTATTTCAATTTAATTTGAGAGAAAAGGATGTGATTAAAATTATGCGTAACACATTAAAACCTTCTAGTTTTAAACGTTGGCGTAAACGCGTAAATAGTGGCGTGAGCCAAAAACATTTAAAAAAAAGAAATCCAGATATTACACGTTTTAAATGTTCTAGACAAACTGCAATATCAGGAAACCGCATAAGTAAACGCTAA
- a CDS encoding metallophosphoesterase → MIKTSTFLVILLYSVFSFSQQDATPHKSLTSDSISVVVERGPYLQSGSPTRVIVKWRTNTSTPSVVNYGTSLNNLDQVVTDSELNTEHEIILTDLNPNTKYYYNIGTDTTVLSQSLSGDMYVTTAPKVGTDQFVRAWILGDPGTANNHQRTVRDAYYNYVNTHKKHTGITDMMLFLGDNAYNTGTDAEYQTAFFDVYNTMFKKSVAWSCLGNHDGYSADSDTQSGPYFDIFSFPTQGESGGTASGTEAYYSFDYANIHFIILDSHHSNRAVGAPMYYWALTDIQNTTQDWIVTLFHHPAYSKGSHDSDYEDRLIDMRQNFMPMLEANGVDLILNGHSHSYERSYFLNGHHGFSNTFNPENTTKGGHTVGAAGHGDGKADGDGVYQKTENETAGAVYITTGSAGQVSGGDLNHQAMFVSLNELGSCVMEIVADGYGGQHLNIKFLRETGEIDDYFSIHKSGIDFEKQKSSNISKSNQDQMSSQLVPVNGILIIPIESSERLKKVKIFNDLGKQVAKSKQDKININDLDSGMYMVEIKTNKTTYYKSFTVD, encoded by the coding sequence ATGATTAAAACAAGCACTTTTTTAGTAATCTTACTGTATTCAGTATTTTCATTTTCGCAACAAGATGCAACTCCACATAAAAGCCTTACATCTGATTCAATTTCAGTAGTTGTAGAACGTGGGCCGTATTTACAAAGCGGATCGCCAACTCGTGTAATTGTAAAATGGAGAACCAATACTTCTACACCATCTGTGGTTAATTATGGCACCTCTTTAAATAATTTAGATCAGGTTGTTACAGACTCAGAATTAAACACAGAACATGAAATTATTTTAACAGATCTCAACCCTAACACCAAATATTATTACAATATTGGTACAGATACAACGGTGTTGTCTCAAAGTCTTTCTGGAGATATGTATGTAACTACAGCACCTAAGGTAGGCACAGATCAGTTTGTGCGTGCTTGGATTTTAGGCGATCCAGGAACAGCTAACAACCATCAGCGTACGGTAAGAGATGCGTATTATAATTATGTTAATACACACAAGAAGCATACAGGTATTACAGATATGATGTTGTTTTTAGGTGATAATGCATACAATACTGGAACAGATGCAGAATACCAAACTGCATTTTTTGATGTGTATAACACTATGTTTAAAAAATCTGTTGCGTGGTCGTGTTTAGGAAATCATGATGGTTATTCGGCAGATTCAGATACACAATCGGGTCCGTATTTCGATATATTTTCCTTTCCTACACAAGGAGAATCTGGTGGTACAGCATCCGGAACAGAAGCATATTATTCTTTTGATTATGCAAATATTCATTTTATAATTTTAGACTCTCATCATTCTAATAGAGCAGTAGGTGCACCCATGTATTACTGGGCTTTAACCGATATACAAAATACCACGCAAGATTGGATTGTTACTTTATTTCATCATCCTGCATATTCTAAAGGATCTCACGATTCTGATTACGAAGATAGATTAATAGATATGAGGCAAAATTTTATGCCCATGCTAGAAGCTAATGGTGTAGACTTAATTTTAAATGGCCATAGTCATTCTTACGAGCGGTCTTATTTTTTAAATGGTCACCACGGATTTTCTAATACTTTTAATCCTGAAAACACGACTAAAGGAGGCCATACTGTTGGAGCAGCAGGACATGGAGACGGAAAAGCAGATGGTGATGGTGTATATCAAAAAACAGAAAATGAAACAGCAGGAGCTGTTTATATTACAACGGGATCTGCAGGGCAAGTCTCTGGTGGTGATTTAAATCACCAAGCCATGTTTGTATCTTTAAACGAGCTCGGTTCTTGTGTTATGGAAATTGTAGCAGATGGATATGGCGGACAACATCTTAATATTAAATTTTTAAGAGAAACTGGAGAAATAGACGATTATTTCAGTATTCATAAATCAGGAATTGATTTTGAGAAACAAAAATCTTCAAATATCTCTAAATCAAATCAAGATCAGATGAGTTCTCAATTAGTTCCAGTAAACGGTATACTTATAATTCCTATAGAGTCTTCAGAACGTCTTAAAAAAGTTAAGATATTTAATGATTTAGGAAAACAAGTTGCAAAGAGTAAGCAAGATAAAATTAATATTAACGATTTAGATTCTGGCATGTATATGGTTGAAATAAAAACAAATAAAACCACCTATTATAAATCGTTTACTGTAGACTAA
- a CDS encoding tyrosine-protein phosphatase — translation MFHCTAGKDRTGFSSAFILRALGVDKQTVLDEYALSNFYRYEYNEETIEKAAKFYGLDQRILRPMMSVRPEWLEKGFDEIDKQYGNFDNYLLELGVDSTAKSKLRMKFLQ, via the coding sequence TTGTTTCATTGTACAGCAGGTAAAGACAGAACCGGATTTTCGTCAGCTTTTATCTTACGTGCGTTAGGTGTAGATAAACAAACCGTTTTAGATGAGTATGCCCTTTCTAATTTTTACAGATACGAATATAACGAAGAAACGATAGAAAAAGCCGCAAAGTTTTATGGCTTAGACCAACGTATTTTAAGACCAATGATGAGTGTAAGACCAGAATGGTTAGAAAAAGGTTTCGATGAAATTGATAAGCAATACGGTAATTTTGATAATTATTTATTAGAACTAGGGGTAGACTCTACAGCTAAATCTAAATTAAGAATGAAGTTTTTACAATAG
- a CDS encoding Lacal_2735 family protein — protein MFGLFKKKSEKEKLESQYKKLLEEAHRLSTTNRKMSDQKMYEAEEVLKQLEKL, from the coding sequence ATGTTCGGATTATTTAAAAAGAAATCAGAAAAAGAGAAATTAGAATCTCAATATAAGAAACTCTTAGAAGAGGCTCATCGGTTATCTACGACTAACAGAAAGATGAGTGATCAAAAAATGTATGAAGCTGAAGAAGTTTTAAAACAACTAGAAAAACTGTAG